TCATTTGATTCTCCTGATTCTTATCGCTGTACCTTCATCACCAGATTCCATCTCCCAATCCAGCTTCATCCCCTTTACCATTAAATCGATAATGGATAAGCCAATTCCAGCTCCTTTTTCACCGGAACTGTTTTTCAGCCCCTTCCCATGATCGATAAAAATAATCTCATCATACTCATCGGTGGATTCAGTCGCCACTTCAAGGTAAAGCCCATCCTTCGCATGCCGCAGCACATTTTGCAGGATGTTATCAAAAATACGGCTCAGCCACACCGGGTCTGCCTGCCATTTCTCTTGAAATGGCTCTAACTCGATGATCACTTCAAAACTTTCTTTCTCAAAAACTGGATACCATGATGCCATACTTTCACGAACAAACCGGACAGCATCCAGCTCGGTCAGCTCCTGCTTATGCTTGCTCGCCATCAAAAGCGTGTAGCTCATTAGGTTCTCAATCAATCTATCAATATTAACAATCGAGGTTTCCAGCGCTTTGACCGCCTGTTTTCCTTCTGGAGACAGCTTCTCCTTTGCAATCGAGTATGTTTGCGCATTGATTTTCGTCAAAGGCGTCCGCAGGTCATGGGACAGATTGGCGATCAGCTCCCTCCGCAGCTGTTCTTCCTCCTGCTCGCGCTGCTTGCTTTCCTTGAGCTCTAAGATCATCTCATTAAAGGTCTGTTCCAGCTGGCCGATTTCATCATTCTTTTGCACATCAATGCCAATCGGGAGATTATCCATATCCCGTCTTTCCATCGCCTCCTGGAGATGAAGCAGTCTTTTGCGGATCCCACGGAAAAATAAAAAGGAGACGATGATAAACAGGGTAATGATCAAAAGCAGACCGGCTCCTAAGAGAAGTCCATATTTCTCTGTTACCTCCACTATCGGTGGAAGAAATAAATTCCTCGGTATTTCAAGAACGATAAAACCGTTCTTTTCATCCCCGCCAATAAAACTTATAACTGTAAACGGGTCTCCGCCATACCGTTCTTTAATAAACTTCGCTGTAAAGGCAGGAGTCCAATTAGCAGGCAGATCCCCCTTCACATCCAGCTGTTCCATCAGGTTTCCATGTTCATCTACCCAAAACATCGAAGCATCAGGATATTTCTTTTTCCATTTGGAGAAATGACTAAGAATGGCTTCCTGTGATGCCCTCTCCAGTTTTTGCATCCGCATGCCATTTTTCTTCAATATGATTGGGATCGGATTCATTCTTGCTTTTTTCTCCTGAGATGTCCTCTTGGAGACCCATAGCCAGCATAGCAATGAGTAAGTAAGCTGCCTGAAACAGAAATAAGGCAACCAGAATAATCGTCATATACTTCGCCTGCAGCGATTGGAAAAACCTTTTCATATCTTCACCCTGTAGCCGATTCCGCGGATAGTCTCAATAATCTCAGGACGGGAAGGGTTCTTCTCGAGTTTTTCACGAAGATAGCGAATATGAACCATCAGGGTTTTGTCGCCCTCCATATATTGTTCTCCCCAAACGCCTTCATAAAGCTGCTCTTTTGTTAGTATCTGATTCAGATGGCGAATGAAGTGCTGAAACAGCTGATACTGCTTGCCTGTCAATTGAATTTCATTGTCTGTATCCCGATTGATAATCCGCAAATCCTTTGTATGTACCTGTAAGTGGTGAAGCTCCAGCACCTGATCATTCTTTTGAAATCGCCTTAACAGCACTTCAATCCTCGCAGCAAGCTCATCCGGCTGGAAAGGCTTTGTCAGATAATCATCAGCAAAGCTCAGGCCCTCCAGCTTATCCTCCACCGCCGTCCTTGCCGATAGCATAAGTACTGGCATGTCATTCTTTACTTTCTTAATCCGCTTCCCGATTGAAAACCCGTCAAGCCCCGGAAGCATCACATCCAAAATGGCAATATCGGCATCAGAAAGATAATTTTCCATACCTTCTCCAGACTGCAGCCAGATCACCTCATATCCTCTTTCCTCTAAATCATTTTTCAGCCAGCTGCCAATATCGCTTTCGTCTTCTATGTATAAAATTCGAACCATACTCTCCACCCTTTAATTTATCTTTTACGAATCTGCTTTTGAACATCATCTTATAAGTTCCCGAATCTAACAAATACTTCCTGCTATTCTACGATACTTACTATTGATTGGATTCATTTTTCCCGCCATGATTACTTCTTAATAAACAGGGTACATACTAACTAAGCTTTTCAATACCTTATTGCCTGCCACTAAGAATTCTTCCAGAAAGAGTTTTAGCGGGAGGTGATGAAGTGAGAAAAGTTTACCGAATTGAGGAATTGCTCGCTTATTTAGCATCTATTGGCTATCCTCTCACAGAGGAGAAAATCCATCATCTGATTCAGAATAAAGACATCCCGCATCTCAGACCTTACGGCAATTTGTATGTCTTCAACCTGGATCACATCGACTGGTGGGTCAGCCAGAGGAGATAAAGCATTACCTAGCCCCGCTTTTTAGCGGGGCTTTTACTATGTAAAAAAACATTCGCCATTATCAGCGAATGCTTTTTTCTAAGCTCTTAATTCAGCTTCTCCTTTACATAGTTCCGGAATTCGCTGTTTGTCAGAAATTGAAGCTGAAAACTGTTCATATTCCTTGAAAGCTCCTTAAACTCCGTATTGCTCAGATCATTTGCAAGGAAAGCCATTTCTGTACGATTGCCCTCTTTATCGGTTGCATACATGCTGATGGTAAAAACAAAGGCTGTTGATCCTCCCTTTTGCCCTGCATGCTGAAGCCACTCCCGATTGCGGGGATTTTTCAGCAGCTGCTCCATAACTGGGTCCAGATAAGAATGGACTTCCTTGGAAAAATAGCTTTTACTGTTTAATAGACTCATAAGCTCTGCATAATCACCAGCAGAAGCACGCGGAAGCCTGTCGGACCATACTCTTTGAAAATCCATATCGAGAACCTTTAATATTTCCTTCTTACCCTTTTCGAGTGGCGGATGGCTTTCCCATTTCTGATGGATGTCTATAGCTCTGTTTCGATACTCCTCAAGACTCATGCCCTTCAATTCCTTAAGCGCCTCTTCTTTTGTGAATCCCTTTCCCTCCATCAGCTCCATTGGGATAAAAAGGGCACTGACAATCGGATACATCTTTTCATGACTGGCGAGCTTCAAATCATCAGCAAGTCTATTCACCTTTTCAACTCCCAGGACATTCAGCAGGTAATCGGTGTTTGCATTCGAACTGTAAGCGATCATCCCATTTGCTACTTCGCTTAGAGGAACACCCTCCTCCTTTTCTGAAAGACCATTAATCCACGCCTGGTGGGCTCCGCCATCTGTATTAGGAACATAGTACGTTTCCAAAGTCTTTAAATCGACTTTTTCCTGGGGGTCAATTTCTCCCTCCGCCGCCTGACGCGCATATTCAATTGCCACCATAATTTTAACCGCGCTGGCTAAAGGAAGGGGCACATCCTCATTAATATTAACCCACTCCTCATCATTATGCCGAATAACCAAAGCCATACTGTCTGTGTGCCTGTGTTCCTGCACATACCCGATGACTGACTCAGGATCACCGCTGCTTTTCCCCTTTAGATACATGAATAAGGCCAAAGCTGCTGCTGCCAAAATAAGAACTATTCCAGTGATTACCCACATCATCTTCAAAGAAAACCTCCATGATTACGTTGTACTATTTAAATACGAAAGGTAATCACGGAGGTTTCATTGTAATGGTAAAAAGTTCTATTTAATTTGAACTTCCTCCCTGCGGCTCTTATACCAGGAATAGAAAGATGAAGCCACATCGGCTGGCACATTCTCCACACTGGCATACTGAACAGGCTTACCTCGATTCACTGTCTGTATGGAGGCAAGCCCAAACAGCTTTTGCCATCGTGTTGCCGTTACTTCTGCCTCAATAACCTTGCTTCTTTTAGAGATAAATAACCTCGTGCCAACAATGCCGGTTTTGAATTGAATAAAAGGGCCATTGATCAAATAACGGGCATTTGTATACCCAGCGATTCGTACAAAGACAATTAAGGAAAAGAGCAGGATAGAACCTGCCAGCCAGGTTTCTTCAATACCCAGAAATTCAGGCTTGAAATAAACCAGGGCAGCTGTTGATAAAATCCATAACAAGCTTGGCTTTAATAAGCTTGCCCATAGGGCATTTTTCGGAAGCGGATGCATCTTCTGTAAAATTTCATATGCCGGCAATATCTCCTCCGCTATCTTGCAGGCCCGATCAACTGGCAGAAAAGGAAATAGTGAATTTACGCCTTCCTTTTCATCTCCTTCGGCAACATCACCTGCTGTCACCAATTTCACTTCAGCTACCCCGGTCAAACGTTTCATCATATTCTGCTTGATCTCTATTGCCTGGACTCGATCTTTTGAAATAGAAAAGGAGGTCTCTTCTAAGAATCCCTTGCGGATATAAATGCGGGTTTCGTCAGAGAATATTTCATATTTCCCATACTTGATATAGGTCCGCAAGAAACCTGCCAATACTGATATAATCAGAAAAAAGATGATTGCAGCAGCCTGCACCTGCCAGGAGTCAAGGAACCCCTTCAAAAAGCCCATCCCTCTTTCTTCCAGATCAATAAAGTCAGATACTTTTGTATAAATAGAAGCTATTAAAGACAGCAGTACAAAAAAGCTTAGCGATGTAAAGGCCGCTTTTATAAGATCTTTCTTTCCGGGAGAAAAATGCAGTGTTTTTACACTCTCTTCCGGCATTTCCGCTTCCGTTTTCGCTGAAACCATCTCTTCCAGCCAGTTCGCTTCTTTTAAGGAAATTACCTTAAACTCCACCGCAGACTCACTTCCATCCATTCCTGTTTCAAAGGTAAGGGATGTGAATCCAAATAGCCGGTGAAGCAGAGACGCATGTCTCTGGATATTTTGGACTTTAGTAAATGGTACAGTTCTCTTGGAGCGGACAAAGATTCCCTTGGATAAATGGATATAAGCATCGTCCACTTCATACTTATTTGATAGCCAATCTATGAGAACATACAAAGCAGCCAAGGCAATAAAAGGAAGGAAAAGCTTCCGTCCCCATACAATCAGAAAGGATTGGGAGCCGGCTTTCATCACAAATAAAAAGAGGGCAATAAAGGCTGAATTTCTTAGTAATTGAATGAGTCCAAACAATATAAGAAGCGGATGATATCTTCTAGCTTGCTTCATTCGTCCTCTTCCTTTACTTTGGCAAGTTTGGCTATCTTATTTCTTAATGAGACAGCCTCCTCTTTTGGCAATGCCGGTATTACATGAGAGGACCCCATCGTCCCCATGCTTACAGAATATAGGCCGTATTTCCTCATAAGGGGACCTTGCACAGTTTCAACCGATTGTATTTTCGTCATGGGGATCAGCAGATGCTTTTCCTGCCACACCCCTGACTTCAGCTGGACATATTCTTCATCCACATCGTAACGCCAGCTTTTGTACCGAATGTATGGTGATATGAAAGACCAAATTGCCGCTGGTATCGATATAGCCAATAAAATGATCAGGATCCACCCGATCCATTCTTTCCAAGAAAATCGATCATCCAGATAAAACAACAAACCGAGAACCGCAAATCCGATGATATTTTGGATCGCCTCACTGATGATCCATACCCGGATGGCGTTCTGTGATACCATGTTTTGAGGTTCCTTTATATTTACTTGCATATAAATCTCCCATCTATTATTCATTTAAAAAGATTTCTTCGAGCGATGGCTCTTCAACTTCCACCCGCAGAACATCCGCCTTGCATTGTGTGAAAGCCCTTATTATTTCAGCAATCTTATTCTCATCGCTGATTGTGATCACTGTATAAGCATCCCCGTGTTCAAGCAGGCTGCCAGCTGACTCAAGCCATTGCTTCAGCTTAGCTTGTTCCTGCTTTGGCACGGTGGAATGTTTTATTTTGACTGTTATGGTTGACCGGTAAAAGGCCCGCAGCTCTTCCATCGTTCCAATCTTATCAATGACTCCATCCCGCATAATGGCAATCCTTGAGCAAATCTTCTCCACTTCATCCAGATTATGCGAAGTCATAAAAACCGTCTTCCCCTGTTTTTGAAGTTCTTTAATGAGACGGTGAATGAGAATAACAGATTCCGCATCCATGCCTGATGTAGGCTCGTCAAGAAATATCAGTTCCGGATCATGAATAATAGCCTGAGCAATCCCCAGTTTCTTTTTCATGCCAAAGGAGAGCTTGCCTGCTTTCTTATTGGCATGTAATAAAAGATCAACACTTCTCAGAACCTCCAGACATTTCTCTTTTGAAGCCCTGGCGCCCGATAGCTCTGAGAAAAAGCGCAAATGATCCAGAGCGGTCCATGACCCATAGAGAGATGAATAATCCGGCATAACCCCCACTCTTTTCATCACCTTGCTATCAGGACCCTCAACCCCAAGAAGTGAGTATGTTCCGCTGCTGGAGGAAATGATGCCTGTCAGCATATTAATAAAGGTGGATTTACCTGCACCGTTACGTCCGAGAAACCCAAATATCTCGCCTTTCCTTACGGTTAAATCCATTCCCATGACCACCTGATGGGCACCATAGGCTTTTGAAAGCTGTTTCGCTTCGATGGCATTCATCAGCATTCCCTCCTTCTAAAAACAGTATTTGCAGCCAGCAGCATAATACCTGCCAATCCCAGTATGACTAAAAAAGTAAAATCGTCCCGCTCCAAATAGTAAAAAGGAATAAAGTATTTCATCCAGTTTACCCAGCCATTTGGAGACAAAGCTGCCCAAAATCCAAAAGCAGGAAGCACCAGCCCCAGAATATTGCCTAAAAACATGGTATATCCAGGTCTGGGGATAAGCACGGATAATAGGACAGCTAAAGCTGTCTGGTAAGTCACCAGACTCATCGTCTGAGAAAAAATAAACAGATCAAACTTCTTGGAATAGATACTGATCAGCAAAAAAGACACCACAATGCAGAACAGCCAGAATAACCATATTCCAAGGAATTTACCGAATAATATAGTAGAGCGTGATGCCCTTGTCACCAGAAACCTCATTGTACGCTCATGGATTTCTCTGTTTATTGTGTCGTGGGACAAACCGAACACAAATAATTGTCCAAGCAGCAAAATGACACTTAAAAGACCGATCGTGTGGATATCCTCAGCCTCACCTGCCGTCAGTTCCACCCCAGATGATAGTACACTGGAAAACTTCGCTGCATAATACGATACTGCAAATAATATGGCAATCATAATAATGGATTTAATTCCTTTAAAAAGACTTATAAACTCTCTCTTGCACATCACAAACATTTTCCATGCTCCCTTCAGCGTGATTCTGAGTAAAGTATATACCGTCAATCTTAACCACTCTGAAATACTACCTTAATTTTTCCTTAATTCCTATATTTTTGGAAATGGAGTGATATGATAGGTTTGAACAAACTAGATTAGGAGAATAACCATGCAAGATTCAAGATTACTGCTTGTTGATGACGAACAAGCCATTTTGCACATGCTATGCACGATTTTGCAGCGTGAACAATTCAGAAATATCGATACAGCCTCTACTGCTGCACAAGCATTAGAGCGCTGCAGGTCCTATACCTATGATCTTATTCTATTGGATGTGATGCTCCCTGATCGCAGCGGTTTTGATATTTGCCCTTTAATAAGGGAAACGACTGATGCTCCCATCTTCTTTCTTACTGCACGATCCACCGACCTTGATAAACTTTCAGGATTTGCCTTAGGAGCAGATGATTATATTACCAAGCCCTTTAATCCGCTTGAAGTGGCTGCGCGAATTAAAGCACACTTGCGCCGACATAAAGGAAGTCAGCCTGTTCCCGTACAGACAATCTATGATTTTGGCAGAATTAAGATCAATACTTCAGCAGGGGAAGTTACTGTTTCTGGAAAAAGGATAGACCTGCCAGCGCAAGTCTACCAGCTTCTCCTATTCTTAAGCAAACATCCCAATCAGCTTTTCAGCAAAAGCCAGCTATATGAGCATGTATGGGGAGAAGAAGGATTCGGTGAGGATAACACGGTCATGGTGCACATCCGAAAGCTCCGGGAGAAAATTGAAAGCAATCCAAGCAGCCCCTTCCACATTATTACAGTAAGGGGACTTGGCTATAAATTTGTTCCGGAAGGCAGTATTCATGAACATCCATAGACGATTCATCTTTCAATTTTTTGTCCAATTAATTACCGTTTTTGTGCTCTTTTTTATCATTCTGATTTCTTTTTGGGCTTTTCTTGGTTTTTCAATGATGGATTTCGAATCCAAACAGGATCTCTCCAAAGCTGAAGATTATTTTGTATCTGACCATGTTAGCTTTAAAGACGGGAAGGCCTTTTTTAAAGAGGAATTGAAAAGCCTGGCAAAGGAACAGAATGGATGGCTCCTTGCCATTAATGAAACCGGGGATGTTCTGGGCACTTTCAATATGCCGGATAAAGCTCCTAAAAAGTTAAAGAAAAGTGAAATCGCCGCCATTACTTATGGGGAAAGCAGTGAAGCCCATTATACATATTGGAAGATCGGCACTAAACCGCATTTTGTCCTTTTTGGAAAAGCCAAGGCTGAGACTAAACTTCTGAATCAAATATCCCGGCGTGTGGATTGGAAACAACAGAAGCTGAACCTTTCTGAAAACGCAGAGGACGAAATATCCAGGAGAAATGCCTGGGTCCAGCTTATTGCTCCTGAAGGCAATGTATTGGATGAGTATGGAGCCAAAAATCAGCCGAACAAATACTCAGTCAGAAAGCTATTCGCAGAGCAGGATACGGAAGGCAGCACACCAGCAGTATACTTTGACCAAAACACAGAAAGTGCCATCCTGTTAGGGATTCCTGCTGACAATAAGGCATCCACTCTGGAAAAAAGTTTATTTGAAAGCCTAAATAGAAGTCTCATTATCATTTTTGTCATGGCATTTCTGCTGCTTCTGGGCGGAACTCTCTGGTATGCACGCAAATTCGGTGTACCTCTGCTGACATTAATGAAATGGATTCAAAACCTGGGGAGCGGGCTGTATCAGGAGCCGGCAGATGTCCATGGCAATCCGGTAACACTCAGCAGAAAAGGAAAATTGAAAAGAAAGTTCCGTATTTATAAAGAATTGATTACAACCTTAACACAGCTTACCGAAACTCTTCAGCAAAATGAGAAGCAGCAGCGGATGATGGCCAATACTAGAGAAGAATGGATCAGCGGTCTTTCCCATGATTTAAAAACTCCGCTATCCTCTATTTCCGGATATGCTCAAATGCTTGCCTCCAATGATTACACATGGTCCGAAAAGGAAACAAAGGAGTTCGCCCTCATTATGGCTGAAAAATCGGATTACATGATGGACCTGCTGGAGGACTTAACTTTAACTTACCGTCTCAAGAACAATGCTCTCCCAATTGCCAAAATGCGGACCGACTTAAACGAATTCATTCGCCGAATCATCATTCATTACATTAATGATCCAGTCTATCAGGACAGAACATTCCATTTCACTCCGCACCCTGAATCCATTACGGCTTCCATTGACCCCAAATGGTTTCAGCGGATTTTGGATAATATCATAGCCAACGCGATTAAATATAACCCGCCAGGCACAGCCATTTCCGTTAGCCTCTCTTCCATAGAAGAACATCTGATTGTCATTAACATTAAGGATGATGGCATCGGCATGGACAGCGTCACACTCGGAAAGCTCTTCAGCCGCTACTATAGAGGAACCCATACAGGAGAAACAGGAAGCGGATCGGGACTGGGCATGGCCATCACCAAACAGCTTGTCCACCTCCATGGAGGTACCATCAATGTTCAAAGCGAGCCGCAAAACGGCACCCTCATCCGGATTATGCTGCCAGTCAATTAACATAAGAAAAGCGGAAGCTCCTTGCCCATGAAGGAACGCAGACTAAGATCGGCACGTCCTTCCAAAAGCTTCCGCTTTCGGTCGTGCTATGTTTATGCTTTCGAAGCCTTTCCTGTCCTGCGGGCCTCAGGCATAAGACGGTCCTGCAGGAAGGCGTTCTCCCTTTTGAAAGGAAACGGCTTCTTACCCCGAGTCCCTAGGAGCCGCAACAAATTCATGCTTGTGACCTCGAGGGGGCAGGCACTGGAGCTAGACTGTTATCGATGTTCAAAATTATATAAAAAGAATGCCAAAGTGCACTCTTTTTTCTTTCTAATTCAATTCAATCAAACGTTTGATTGAACTAGATAATGTCTCATTTTAGTCCCAGGCTAATACTAATAAAAATCCCAGCGCAAGGCATAGCCTCATAAAAAGAATGCAAACTAAAAACGCAGATGCCTTAATGAATATAAAGGGGTGAAACTCATGGCAAAGAATAAGAAAAACCAATCAGATCATAAGAATAATGCACTTCCTAAGGATACAGAATTTGCGGATGACAGAGAAAATGGTCTTGAAAGAGTCGCTTTAAAAGCCCAAAGAGACAACACCAAGTAAGGACATATGGGACAGTTAAACTGTCCCTATTTATCCCTGTCATTACGGCCAAAATGCATGTGGTATACTTTTCGTGGTTTAGTTTCATCTTCAATATTGCTGATAAATCGTTCTTTAACCTCCTCCATAAGCAGACTCGCAAGCTTTTCAAGCCTTTTTGGCCCGAATCCGGTCAATTTTTCAGAGATTATTACCTTGAATTCACCAGATTGCTTATACACTCGAATACTTCCATGCCCAGTTCTTTTTGTTTTTCCTGCAGTAAAATCAAATTCATACTTTTGCTCAATAAAGGAAGAAACCTCGGGAAGACCCAAATTCTCATATAATGGCGGAAATTGATGATGGACAGGAGGATCGGTGAACCGTATGGAATCTATGTTCATAACCCCTCTCCTCTCAATGTTTACAGTAAT
This window of the Cytobacillus pseudoceanisediminis genome carries:
- a CDS encoding sensor histidine kinase, which produces MNPIPIILKKNGMRMQKLERASQEAILSHFSKWKKKYPDASMFWVDEHGNLMEQLDVKGDLPANWTPAFTAKFIKERYGGDPFTVISFIGGDEKNGFIVLEIPRNLFLPPIVEVTEKYGLLLGAGLLLIITLFIIVSFLFFRGIRKRLLHLQEAMERRDMDNLPIGIDVQKNDEIGQLEQTFNEMILELKESKQREQEEEQLRRELIANLSHDLRTPLTKINAQTYSIAKEKLSPEGKQAVKALETSIVNIDRLIENLMSYTLLMASKHKQELTELDAVRFVRESMASWYPVFEKESFEVIIELEPFQEKWQADPVWLSRIFDNILQNVLRHAKDGLYLEVATESTDEYDEIIFIDHGKGLKNSSGEKGAGIGLSIIDLMVKGMKLDWEMESGDEGTAIRIRRIK
- a CDS encoding response regulator transcription factor, with amino-acid sequence MVRILYIEDESDIGSWLKNDLEERGYEVIWLQSGEGMENYLSDADIAILDVMLPGLDGFSIGKRIKKVKNDMPVLMLSARTAVEDKLEGLSFADDYLTKPFQPDELAARIEVLLRRFQKNDQVLELHHLQVHTKDLRIINRDTDNEIQLTGKQYQLFQHFIRHLNQILTKEQLYEGVWGEQYMEGDKTLMVHIRYLREKLEKNPSRPEIIETIRGIGYRVKI
- a CDS encoding serine hydrolase — protein: MKMMWVITGIVLILAAAALALFMYLKGKSSGDPESVIGYVQEHRHTDSMALVIRHNDEEWVNINEDVPLPLASAVKIMVAIEYARQAAEGEIDPQEKVDLKTLETYYVPNTDGGAHQAWINGLSEKEEGVPLSEVANGMIAYSSNANTDYLLNVLGVEKVNRLADDLKLASHEKMYPIVSALFIPMELMEGKGFTKEEALKELKGMSLEEYRNRAIDIHQKWESHPPLEKGKKEILKVLDMDFQRVWSDRLPRASAGDYAELMSLLNSKSYFSKEVHSYLDPVMEQLLKNPRNREWLQHAGQKGGSTAFVFTISMYATDKEGNRTEMAFLANDLSNTEFKELSRNMNSFQLQFLTNSEFRNYVKEKLN
- a CDS encoding PH domain-containing protein — its product is MKQARRYHPLLILFGLIQLLRNSAFIALFLFVMKAGSQSFLIVWGRKLFLPFIALAALYVLIDWLSNKYEVDDAYIHLSKGIFVRSKRTVPFTKVQNIQRHASLLHRLFGFTSLTFETGMDGSESAVEFKVISLKEANWLEEMVSAKTEAEMPEESVKTLHFSPGKKDLIKAAFTSLSFFVLLSLIASIYTKVSDFIDLEERGMGFLKGFLDSWQVQAAAIIFFLIISVLAGFLRTYIKYGKYEIFSDETRIYIRKGFLEETSFSISKDRVQAIEIKQNMMKRLTGVAEVKLVTAGDVAEGDEKEGVNSLFPFLPVDRACKIAEEILPAYEILQKMHPLPKNALWASLLKPSLLWILSTAALVYFKPEFLGIEETWLAGSILLFSLIVFVRIAGYTNARYLINGPFIQFKTGIVGTRLFISKRSKVIEAEVTATRWQKLFGLASIQTVNRGKPVQYASVENVPADVASSFYSWYKSRREEVQIK
- a CDS encoding PH domain-containing protein, which encodes MQVNIKEPQNMVSQNAIRVWIISEAIQNIIGFAVLGLLFYLDDRFSWKEWIGWILIILLAISIPAAIWSFISPYIRYKSWRYDVDEEYVQLKSGVWQEKHLLIPMTKIQSVETVQGPLMRKYGLYSVSMGTMGSSHVIPALPKEEAVSLRNKIAKLAKVKEEDE
- a CDS encoding ABC transporter ATP-binding protein, producing MNAIEAKQLSKAYGAHQVVMGMDLTVRKGEIFGFLGRNGAGKSTFINMLTGIISSSSGTYSLLGVEGPDSKVMKRVGVMPDYSSLYGSWTALDHLRFFSELSGARASKEKCLEVLRSVDLLLHANKKAGKLSFGMKKKLGIAQAIIHDPELIFLDEPTSGMDAESVILIHRLIKELQKQGKTVFMTSHNLDEVEKICSRIAIMRDGVIDKIGTMEELRAFYRSTITVKIKHSTVPKQEQAKLKQWLESAGSLLEHGDAYTVITISDENKIAEIIRAFTQCKADVLRVEVEEPSLEEIFLNE
- a CDS encoding ABC transporter permease, whose product is MFVMCKREFISLFKGIKSIIMIAILFAVSYYAAKFSSVLSSGVELTAGEAEDIHTIGLLSVILLLGQLFVFGLSHDTINREIHERTMRFLVTRASRSTILFGKFLGIWLFWLFCIVVSFLLISIYSKKFDLFIFSQTMSLVTYQTALAVLLSVLIPRPGYTMFLGNILGLVLPAFGFWAALSPNGWVNWMKYFIPFYYLERDDFTFLVILGLAGIMLLAANTVFRRREC
- a CDS encoding response regulator transcription factor, yielding MQDSRLLLVDDEQAILHMLCTILQREQFRNIDTASTAAQALERCRSYTYDLILLDVMLPDRSGFDICPLIRETTDAPIFFLTARSTDLDKLSGFALGADDYITKPFNPLEVAARIKAHLRRHKGSQPVPVQTIYDFGRIKINTSAGEVTVSGKRIDLPAQVYQLLLFLSKHPNQLFSKSQLYEHVWGEEGFGEDNTVMVHIRKLREKIESNPSSPFHIITVRGLGYKFVPEGSIHEHP
- a CDS encoding sensor histidine kinase — encoded protein: MNIHRRFIFQFFVQLITVFVLFFIILISFWAFLGFSMMDFESKQDLSKAEDYFVSDHVSFKDGKAFFKEELKSLAKEQNGWLLAINETGDVLGTFNMPDKAPKKLKKSEIAAITYGESSEAHYTYWKIGTKPHFVLFGKAKAETKLLNQISRRVDWKQQKLNLSENAEDEISRRNAWVQLIAPEGNVLDEYGAKNQPNKYSVRKLFAEQDTEGSTPAVYFDQNTESAILLGIPADNKASTLEKSLFESLNRSLIIIFVMAFLLLLGGTLWYARKFGVPLLTLMKWIQNLGSGLYQEPADVHGNPVTLSRKGKLKRKFRIYKELITTLTQLTETLQQNEKQQRMMANTREEWISGLSHDLKTPLSSISGYAQMLASNDYTWSEKETKEFALIMAEKSDYMMDLLEDLTLTYRLKNNALPIAKMRTDLNEFIRRIIIHYINDPVYQDRTFHFTPHPESITASIDPKWFQRILDNIIANAIKYNPPGTAISVSLSSIEEHLIVINIKDDGIGMDSVTLGKLFSRYYRGTHTGETGSGSGLGMAITKQLVHLHGGTINVQSEPQNGTLIRIMLPVN